The genomic DNA CCCAGTGCGCCATGTGACCTGTGTTCTCATATTACAAGTGTTTACTGCTGCCAGTGCATGAATCAGTTCATAAGTAGAAgttatttggtcttttttttttatttgtctacTTCATAAGATTATGATTATTTGTCAGATGCTGCAACgttgtctttcattttgttgtttttcagtgtttcctctctgaTGGATCCGCTGCTCTCAAGTTCCAATTTGTTCAGATATCGTTGATATTTATCtacttatttcttcttcttcttctcacgaACACAGATATGAGCGCACCCGAAGTGTGTCGTGGTGAAGACGCTCTCACATTTAATCCATTAATGAAGCTGCgtcttgtttatttttgatcTACATTTATTCAGGATGTGAACATTTACAGAAGTTCATCAGGCCTGAAACAAAACTATAAAagttattcttctttttttcattcatgtagctgttgtgtgtgtgtgaagaaatattaacacaacaacaacaaactttgACTTCTTGTGGCCACAGTGTCTTTTCCTCGTgtcaccactagagggcagcagaAGCCTGACATTCACCTGTGACCTGATGAGTCCAATTTAAAATTAAGACAaaaactgttctttttttatttttattttaaggcaGTTATTTTatatgttgaaagaaaaacagcctcCGTCATTTAGAATCATATCaggtattgtttttattatttgtataaCACAGAATGtagttataaaaataaaaaacatttggttAAAAAGTAGAGATGAGAGCTGCCAAATATaaattaacatgaaaaaaaaatatattcatcaggttcattttttaaaactgcaatgTTCAAAGTCTATAGAAAgtaaatgcttttattttaatagtttttaaaagaaatatatattctaAAGAAATTAAGCCCAAGGCTTCTTCCATTTAAGGTCACAATTTAATTTCCAATTAATCACAATcaaatggaaatacaaaatatatatgtgtaaacaaatgttttggtatagtttttatttatttttcattcaattgtTTTAACTGCAAGTCTATAGTTTTATAAACTGTGTTTTCACCATTtacactgaagaagaagaagaagaagaagaggaggaggaggaggaggaggaggaggaggaaaccggAAGTTGCTCACCTGGGGGCGGGGCTCAGGTAGACGCTGCAGAAGGAGCAGAAGGTGAACGCGGAAGCAGAAGCTCGACGCGACAAACAGACTTGAATGTTGCGGATCGATCGACGGTGACACGTGAGTCAAAGTTCAAACTTCACAGGTCGGAAATGAAAAGTTCGTCTGAAgtaaatctgagaaaaaaaaaagttttgggacgaagatgatttttttttctttccttcctgaTCCGAGTCTGATTCAACTTTTTCAAACTTCCGGTCGATCCGACGCTCGATCGATAAACTGCTCATAGGAAATAAAATCACTCTGATAAGAAACGATTTTAAACATCAATAGatgataaatattcataaaactaaaaacaaatctataaatactttattaaaaataacacatgaGTTTTACAAAACATCCAAACAGTGATGTTGTGTATGGAGTAGTACATCAGCTGTTAGTATTAATAACATTATTCtacagatttttatatttgttcattGGAGTATGAGGCTTCGTCAGTTTGAATCAATATCAATCTATAGATGATAATATCTCGTGTGAGTAATGTAACACGAAAATTTGCGTTTGCTGTGATGAgcgtaattttcttttttttacagtagaaaTCTTGCGTTTCCATCATCTAGGAATGTATCATGAAAAGTGTTAAATATGTCAAGCTTATGatttttatattgatattttaaattttcaagCCAGAAATAACTACAAGTAGTATGTTTCACTCACAAATGAGCAGACGTACGTGTTCAAAGATAAAACGGGATTTAGTCGGACCAAGGGAGTTTCGATATGAGCTAACGTCACACTGACGacattatattatcatatttctACGTTTCAATAAATCGGTGTCTAAATACCGAGACACCTGCGGTTCCTTTGTTGTCAGGTAACAGTCGGACGATGGGCCTGTGCGACGGCCTGTCCCACTGCAAAGTGGCCCTGGCCTTCGCCGTGCTGATGGATGTGCTGGGTGGCGCCGCCCTGCTGGTGGGAGTCTTCGCCCACCTGGAAATCAAAGGGCAGGACTTCGGAGACTTGCTCGTCTACACCGGTACGTTAAAGGTCGAAGTGGAAGGAAGTGAAACAGTTAGATGAGAtacagatgcagaaaaaatgAGTTTAATAATTTTAAgccaaaatatcaaacattagtacaaattacattttgtgataatgggaaaataaacaatatctTAGTTTTCGACTGCTGttaggacaaaaataaaaataatcttgaAATTGTTCATGGaaattttgtgatatttttgtaaGATTTGAAAATTtactgagaaaaaaatctgcagattaatcaatcctggaaaattgtttttctgaacattaattTTCCTAATCTAAAATAAACCACTTCATGAACACAGGGACTGATATTATACATGTGCTCGTGCAGCTGAAAAACCTAACATCACAATATTaactttatattatatatattaatatttgtatttgttttttgtttttaaatgatgttcTCATGACAAAAGttctctgtatgtatgtgaaTTTATAAAACCTGAGCGGAAACGATTGGTCCGAAATGAACGGCCAACACTTTTGATAATTGGTTAACAGCTATAATCTTTCAGTTTGAACTAATCTGTaatttttcattcttcttttatgtttttttttagtcaaaatgccaaacatttctTCCGGCTTCTTAAAAATGCAGAtgtgatgcttttctttgtcgCACGTTTAATTGTAATTTGGCGCTTTACCAAACAAGAAGCTACTTTggatgttttattgttttagacCAAACAGATAATTGATAACATAATTGGAGATCTTGCGTGTGACCCGTGTGACCCATGTGCAGGAGCCCTGTTTGTGCTGATGTCTCTGGCCGGCTGGGTTCTGTGGTACAGCGGGAACATCGACGGCCTGACGTCCAAGAAGGAGCTGGGACACATCGGCAGCGCCGTCGACCGACTCGCTCGCAACCTGAGCCGCAAGATCCGCACCTACAGGATCCACCACTGAGCCCCGAACATGAATACATTAATTACACGACTACGTTTCTGCTCGTCTCCACGTGTTTGTCAGTATTAATATCAGGTACAGTCACTGAATCAAACTGAGCCACTACGAACTCCAGTGTTACAAACATTTCATCTGAACAAGTTTGTTCTGTTACTGAATCCAACTGTTTTATTACgagtagtgttttttttctaccattttTAAttagtgtttgaatgtgactcTTTGAATTCCGCTGTCAATGCATTTCAATAAAAGCCTTTTTATACATTACAGAtatccttttatttttactacATTGTCCAAGTGGCTCAGGAGtcagagcgggtcgtccactaaccagacggttggtggtttgatcccGGCTCCTCCAGTGGCACGACATGAACCCCAGATTACCCGTCTCTGAGGCGCTGTGGATGTGGAATGGGTTAGAATATTAACACTCCTCCTGTCCCGAATCCTCCTCACAGTTTCCAACATGGCCGCCTTCACTGCCTCCGTCTcgctctctccgtctgctcctcttctctaATCCCCCTCGACTCTCAATCAAAGGATTCCCCTTTCCTAGAACTCAAGTCCAAACCAGGTTGAGGGTCAGAGGTGAGATTAGGACAAAGGGAAGATTCATCTCAAGGGCCCGAGGGACAAAAACCTCCAATCAAATGAATCCAGACTCTTTGGTCTTTGTGGCCTGAAGGAGAAAATCCAGGTTAGAACAAGACGGAGGGAAGATTTGGATGAAAGACAGAGGATGAGGTGCGACGggcaaagaaggaaaaaagatgcAATagatgttttggggtttttttgtggaagaaatttgcaataaacagtaaaaatcTACGTCCATAATTAAATGACTACATTGAGATTTTGTGATGGTAAAAATGGAATAAAGAAACGAAATCTGTccgcttcctttttttctctctcccctggtTTTCCGTTACTTCTTTATGTgaattaaaaattataatttaccAAAAGGCACtcagaaattcaatttttttcgtATAGTAGAACAAAGGTTATTTGGCAGGAGAAGCTCATGCTGTCTGATTCTTTTTTAGAATGCAATAAttatgtattaataataataataataataataatataaagctttatttatatagcacctttaacAAAAAGGGTTTACAAAGAGCTGTGACAGAAAGCAGACAGAAGTTcgagtaaaaacagaaaatacaaagttCAACATTtcgtaaaagaaaataaatatgaataacaaAATAGAGTAAGGATAAAGTAAAATCAAAAGATGGCAGTATTTATTAAGGTCAGAGGAGGCTGCAAAAAAATCTTGGTTGTTCGTGAAAACATACTTTAAAGTATGTGACATTTGCTAAATAGCGGCCACTATGGCCACAAGTGGTAACTACAAGAAAGGCTCCCCCTCAACTTTCATTCAGTTTTCTTCTGAATGAGGCAAGTCGTCGACATCACTGACGTCTCC from Scophthalmus maximus strain ysfricsl-2021 chromosome 22, ASM2237912v1, whole genome shotgun sequence includes the following:
- the LOC118292272 gene encoding transmembrane protein 238, which translates into the protein MGLCDGLSHCKVALAFAVLMDVLGGAALLVGVFAHLEIKGQDFGDLLVYTGALFVLMSLAGWVLWYSGNIDGLTSKKELGHIGSAVDRLARNLSRKIRTYRIHH